Proteins from one Theobroma cacao cultivar B97-61/B2 unplaced genomic scaffold, Criollo_cocoa_genome_V2, whole genome shotgun sequence genomic window:
- the LOC18585928 gene encoding caffeine synthase 1: MEVKDMVFMNKGDGENSYVQSAGLTDKLAAVAQPMVYKVVESVLKEKFCSSPGEVLFNVADLGCSSGPNTFTVMSTVLESVAKNCGGSECQMSEIQFYLNDLVGNDFNTLFKGLSVIQEKYKDVPRFAMGAPGSFYDRLFPRNSMHLVHSSYGIHWLSKAPKITCERGLPLNKGSIHISETSPLKVRKAYLSQFQEDFLLFLKCRSPEMVPNGRILFTINGRKSGDPIGKESLYHFELLSRAISYMVSKGLIDKDKLDSFNAPTFTPSQEEVEDLVEKEGSFTVEFIDTIKVEVGEAWASAESRAKNVRAFSEPWISHQFGEEIMDKLYEKVTQIVVEDYKLGKQTTMVVNIVAVLKKKDI, translated from the exons atggAGGTGAAGGATATGGTGTTCATGAACAAAGGAGATGGAGAAAACAGCTATGTCCAGAGTGCAGGATTGACg GACAAGCTGGCAGCCGTGGCACAGCCGATGGTTTACAAGGTAGTCGAGTCTGTGTTGAAAGAAAAGTTCTGTTCGAGCCCCGGCGAAGTACTTTTCAACGTGGCTGACTTGGGTTGTTCTTCGGGTCCCAACACTTTCACGGTGATGTCGACGGTGTTAGAGAGCGTGGCGAAGAATTGCGGTGGATCGGAATGTCAGATGTCGGAAATCCAGTTTTACCTGAATGATTTGGTGGGGAATGATTTTAACACACTGTTCAAAGGGTTGTCTGTcattcaagaaaaatataagGATGTTCCACGGTTTGCCATGGGTGCTCCTGGTTCCTTTTATGACAGGCTTTTCCCTCGGAACTCCATGCATCTTGTGCATTCGTCTTATGGGATACATTGGCTCTCTAAG GCACCAAAAATCACATGTGAAAGAGGGTTACCACTAAACAAGGGGAGTATCCACATATCAGAAACCAGCCCTCTTAAAGTAAGAAAGGCATACCTTTCTCAATTTCAAGAagatttccttttgttcttgaaatgTCGATCACCAGAGATGGTACCTAACGGACGCATCCTCTTCACAATTAATGGAAGGAAATCTGGGGATCCCATAGGCAAAGAAAGTCTGTACCACTTTGAACTCCTATCCAGGGCCATATCTTACATGGTTTCGAAG GGATTGATTGATAAAGACAAATTAGATTCCTTCAATGCACCAACCTTCACTCCATCCCAAGAAGAAGTTGAGGATTTAGTGGAGAAAGAGGGTTCTTTCACCGTTGAGTTCATAGACACAATCAAAGTGGAGGTTGGGGAAGCATGGGCGAGTGCAGAATCGAGAGCCAAAAACGTGAGAGCATTTTCTGAACCATGGATCTCACACCAGTTTGGAGAGGAAATAATGGACAAGTTATATGAGAAGGTGACACAAATTGTGGTTGAAGATTACAAGTTGGGAAAACAAACAACCATGGTTGTCAATATTGTTGCTGtgctgaaaaagaaagacatcTGA
- the LOC108663908 gene encoding probable caffeine synthase 2 — MEVKDIVFMNKGDGENSYVKSAGLTLKVIAKTQPMVQKAVQSLFKGTHSAPLQVVNVADLGCALGPQPLESMSIVIESIVEKCGELGCEMPEIQFHLNDLAGNDFNTLFKGLSVVQEKYKNVSWFAMGAPGSFHGRLFPRNSMHLVHSCYSVHWLSKAPKITSEEGLPLNKGKIYMSKTSPPAVKEAYLSQFEEDFSSVLRFRSPELAPDGRMVLILNGRQSADPTEKDICYLWDLLAEALSYLVSEGLIDEEKLDSFNVPYYNPSQEEVERVIDKEGSFTTEFSDTVVLEIGGKNAWSDPGLRIKGYRCFSEPVLSHQFGEEVMDKLFDKAEEILAEDYKQGKEATKNISIVVVLKKKTNQTWT, encoded by the exons atGGAGGTGAAGGATATAGTATTCATGAACAAAGGAGATGGAGAAAACAGCTATGTCAAGAGTGCAGGATTGACG CTAAAAGTGATAGCCAAAACCCAGCCGATGGTGCAAAAGGCAGTTCAATCTCTCTTCAAAGGAACTCATTCAGCCCCACTTCAAGTTGTTAACGTGGCTGACCTGGGGTGTGCTTTAGGTCCCCAACCTCTTGAATCCATGTCAATAGTGATAGAGAGCATCGTGGAAAAATGCGGTGAATTGGGATGCGAAATGCCAGAAATCCAGTTTCACTTGAATGATTTAGCCGGCAACGATTTCAACACACTGTTCAAAGGGTTATCCGTCGTTCAAGAGAAATATAAGAATGTTTCATGGTTTGCTATGGGTGCTCCTGGTTCCTTCCATGGCCGGCTTTTCCCTCGAAACTCCATGCATCTTGTGCATTCCTGTTACAGCGTACACTGGCTCTCCAAG GCACCAAAAATCACAAGCGAAGAAGGGTTACCATTGAACAAGGGGAAGATCTACATGTCTAAAACCAGCCCTCCTGCTGTAAAAGAGGCATATCTTTCCCAGTTTGAAGAAGACTTCTCTTCAGTCTTGAGATTTCGATCTCCAGAGCTGGCACCTGACGGTCGTATGGTCTTGATTCTGAATGGACGGCAATCTGCAGATCCCACAGAGAAAGACATCTGCTACCTTTGGGATCTTCTAGCTGAGGCCTTATCCTACTTGGTTTCAGAG GGATTGATTGATGAAGAGAAATTAGACTCCTTCAATGTACCCTACTACAATCCCTCTCAAGAAGAAGTTGAGCGTGTGATAGACAAGGAAGGTTCCTTCACAACTGAGTTTAGTGACACGGTTGTGCTGGAGATTGGAGGTAAGAATGCATGGTCCGACCCAGGATTAAGAATTAAAGGCTACAGATGCTTTTCAGAGCCCGTTTTGTCTCACCAGTTCGGAGAAGAAGTGATGGATAAGCTATTTGATAAGGCCGAAGAGATTCTAGCTGAAGATTACAAGCAGGGAAAAGAAGCAACCAAGAACATTAGCATTGTTGTTGtgctgaaaaagaaaacaaatcagACTTGGACTTAA